One Synergistaceae bacterium genomic window carries:
- the modA gene encoding molybdate ABC transporter substrate-binding protein, whose translation MAVNIAAAASLTNGLDDVIAEFKKDMQYQDTVFTVIYGSSGALARQIIGTSGYTPIYPDVFISASEGAMDVVNNAGKLANNTRFDWVGNSLVIVRNNISGQPYPVINNFGDVAQSTANMATTHIWLPNPYDPDFVPAGIYAETTFKQYTPDAKHWDYVFAKATSDETVAQDVQYTLNGVLSDGSPAIGVVYNSDAKGADLTPIVTAPTSINLTIIYPAAQVTQSLQDTGTIGAFLEFLNTDSTREILTDSTKGYGFRLL comes from the coding sequence ATGGCAGTAAACATCGCTGCGGCGGCAAGTCTCACAAATGGATTGGACGATGTTATAGCGGAGTTCAAGAAGGACATGCAATACCAAGATACCGTGTTCACTGTGATATACGGCAGTTCTGGAGCGCTCGCAAGACAGATTATCGGCACATCGGGGTATACCCCTATATACCCCGATGTATTTATCTCCGCAAGCGAAGGGGCGATGGATGTAGTTAACAATGCCGGAAAGCTGGCGAACAACACTCGATTCGATTGGGTAGGAAATTCCCTGGTTATTGTCAGGAACAACATCAGCGGGCAACCGTACCCCGTCATCAACAATTTCGGAGATGTCGCGCAGAGCACAGCGAATATGGCGACAACCCATATTTGGCTTCCGAATCCTTACGATCCGGATTTTGTTCCAGCGGGAATCTACGCTGAAACGACTTTCAAACAGTACACGCCCGATGCGAAGCATTGGGACTATGTATTCGCAAAAGCCACGTCTGATGAAACAGTAGCGCAAGACGTTCAATATACGCTTAACGGCGTATTGAGCGACGGATCTCCCGCAATCGGGGTTGTCTACAACTCGGATGCCAAAGGCGCGGACTTAACGCCCATTGTGACCGCGCCGACTTCAATAAACCTAACTATTATCTACCCGGCGGCACAGGTGACTCAGAGTTTACAAGATACAGGTACGATTGGTGCTTTTCTTGAGTTCTTGAATACAGATTCCACGCGCGAAATTCTTACCGACTCCACAAAAGGTTACGGTTTCAGATTACTATAA
- a CDS encoding OadG family protein, which translates to MNMTNFETAVTYSLIAFSIVFIVLGGLTFVIYAMRLLTGEETPKAPPLPSASAVTTAPAVKAVEIPPVSPSAVINVKVQHVAAITAAILAATQGMGRVLRITPIESARPFSTGVNSTWRAAAVVDSVNRGLEPSWKR; encoded by the coding sequence ATGAATATGACAAATTTTGAGACTGCGGTCACCTATAGTCTTATCGCTTTTTCGATTGTTTTTATCGTGTTGGGTGGCTTGACGTTCGTGATTTACGCCATGCGACTGTTGACGGGCGAGGAAACGCCCAAAGCTCCCCCTCTCCCTTCCGCTTCCGCGGTTACGACCGCGCCGGCGGTCAAGGCGGTGGAGATTCCCCCCGTCAGTCCTAGTGCCGTGATCAACGTGAAAGTACAGCACGTGGCGGCCATTACGGCGGCGATTTTGGCAGCTACTCAGGGGATGGGTCGGGTTTTGAGAATTACCCCTATAGAGAGCGCCCGGCCTTTTTCTACCGGAGTGAACAGCACGTGGCGCGCGGCGGCGGTGGTAGATTCCGTCAATCGGGGTCTCGAACCCTCTTGGAAGCGTTGA
- the zupT gene encoding zinc transporter ZupT produces MDTHTLFFAFGLTLFAGLSTGIGSALAFWAKRTNTRFLSISMGFSAGVMIYVSFVEILTEARKALTEEWGALAGAWGTVTAFFAGMALIAVIDRWVPSAENPHEAHTVEEMSLSKSEHADKHHDMSALHRTGILTAIAIAIHNFPEGLATFASALVNPNLGIAIAVAVAIHNIPEGIAVSVPIFYSTGDRKKAFLYSFLSGLAEPVGALVGYVALMPFFSPTVFGLLFAVVAGIMVFISFDELLPAAEEYGEHHLSLYGLISGMAVMALSLLLFIPNP; encoded by the coding sequence ATGGACACGCATACCTTATTTTTCGCTTTTGGACTTACACTGTTCGCGGGGCTTTCCACGGGGATAGGTTCGGCGTTGGCCTTCTGGGCGAAACGGACAAACACCCGGTTTCTTTCGATTAGTATGGGTTTTTCCGCGGGAGTCATGATTTATGTCTCTTTTGTGGAGATCCTTACCGAGGCCCGCAAGGCATTGACGGAAGAGTGGGGAGCCTTGGCGGGAGCGTGGGGAACCGTGACGGCGTTTTTCGCGGGCATGGCCTTGATCGCCGTCATTGACAGATGGGTACCCAGCGCTGAAAACCCCCACGAAGCACACACCGTGGAGGAGATGTCCTTGAGCAAAAGCGAACACGCCGACAAACACCACGACATGAGCGCGCTCCACCGTACCGGAATCTTGACGGCCATCGCCATCGCCATACATAACTTCCCCGAAGGGCTCGCGACTTTCGCGTCCGCCCTTGTAAATCCGAACTTGGGTATCGCCATCGCCGTGGCTGTCGCCATTCACAATATCCCCGAAGGTATCGCCGTATCCGTGCCTATCTTTTACTCCACCGGCGACCGCAAAAAAGCCTTTCTTTACTCCTTCCTGTCGGGGCTAGCCGAACCCGTCGGAGCTTTGGTGGGGTACGTGGCGCTGATGCCCTTTTTCTCTCCCACCGTCTTCGGCCTTCTGTTCGCGGTCGTCGCGGGGATCATGGTGTTTATCTCTTTCGACGAGCTTCTACCTGCGGCGGAAGAATATGGGGAGCACCACCTGAGTCTCTACGGCCTCATCTCTGGCATGGCCGTCATGGCCCTCTCCCTGCTTTTGTTCATTCCGAACCCTTAA
- a CDS encoding biotin/lipoyl-binding protein, producing the protein MGLKYKVTVDGTAYMVEVEELGGGAFIPSPAPAIVSIPAAPVVAAAPTPAAPAPVAPAAPSAAPVPAGAATIEAPMPGKVLDVKVAVGDSVKNGDLVLMLEAMKMENEIFAPSAGTIKEVRVRSGDSVNTGDVLIVLG; encoded by the coding sequence ATGGGTTTGAAATATAAAGTGACGGTTGACGGTACGGCGTATATGGTTGAGGTCGAGGAGTTGGGCGGAGGCGCTTTTATTCCGTCGCCGGCTCCCGCTATCGTGTCGATTCCTGCGGCTCCCGTTGTTGCGGCTGCCCCAACACCCGCCGCCCCGGCACCCGTCGCGCCCGCGGCTCCTTCCGCCGCACCCGTGCCAGCCGGCGCCGCGACCATTGAGGCCCCCATGCCTGGTAAAGTTTTGGATGTGAAGGTTGCTGTGGGCGACTCCGTGAAGAATGGAGACTTGGTCCTGATGCTGGAAGCCATGAAGATGGAAAACGAAATTTTTGCCCCATCGGCGGGGACAATCAAGGAGGTTCGCGTCAGAAGCGGCGACTCTGTCAACACCGGAGACGTCTTGATCGTTCTCGGTTAG
- a CDS encoding sodium ion-translocating decarboxylase subunit beta, with product MEMYLKSLHDLANASGFSELFKQNTEFFGVLLPGYFIMVCVACLLLYLAIGKGFEPLLLVPIAFGALLVNLPLSGILDEANVIAGTSSGFLRYVYYGAQHEIYPIIIFLGIGALTDFGPLLANPITFLLGAAAQLGVFVAFIGANLLGFNLKEAASIGIIGGADGPTSIYLTMKLGQSQILPAIAVAAYSYMSLVPLIQPPFIKLFTSKADRAIRMAQLRPVSKKERVLFPIICTIVSGLVLPACVPLVGMLMFGNLLRECGATERLSQAAQNEILNITTVFLGLAVGSTMGAEQFLKPETLKIILLGLIAFIFSTIGGVIFGQFMKVLSGRRINPMIGSAGVSAVPMAARVVQKVSQSENPGNYLLMHAMGPNVAGVIGTAVAAGVLLTLLTMNG from the coding sequence ATGGAAATGTATTTGAAATCGCTTCACGATCTGGCAAACGCCTCCGGGTTTTCGGAATTATTCAAACAGAACACGGAGTTTTTTGGAGTTCTGCTACCAGGGTATTTTATAATGGTATGTGTGGCGTGCTTATTGCTTTATCTGGCCATTGGAAAAGGATTCGAGCCTTTGCTGCTGGTGCCGATCGCTTTTGGCGCGTTGTTGGTCAACTTGCCCCTATCTGGTATTCTTGATGAGGCGAACGTAATTGCGGGTACTAGCTCCGGTTTTTTGCGCTACGTGTATTACGGGGCGCAGCATGAGATTTATCCGATCATCATCTTTTTGGGTATTGGGGCGTTGACGGATTTCGGCCCGCTGCTGGCTAACCCAATCACGTTCCTGCTGGGAGCTGCCGCTCAGTTGGGGGTCTTTGTTGCGTTCATCGGAGCCAACTTACTGGGCTTCAACCTGAAGGAGGCGGCGAGTATCGGCATCATCGGAGGAGCGGATGGCCCCACCAGCATATACTTGACGATGAAGTTGGGGCAGTCGCAGATCCTGCCGGCTATCGCGGTGGCGGCCTATAGTTACATGTCCTTGGTGCCGTTGATCCAGCCGCCTTTCATCAAACTGTTTACTTCAAAGGCCGACCGAGCCATTCGCATGGCGCAATTGCGTCCCGTCTCCAAAAAGGAGAGAGTTCTTTTCCCCATCATCTGCACGATCGTGTCGGGGTTGGTTTTGCCCGCTTGCGTTCCTCTGGTGGGTATGCTGATGTTCGGCAACCTGCTGCGAGAGTGCGGAGCCACTGAACGCTTGAGCCAGGCGGCCCAAAACGAAATACTGAACATCACCACGGTGTTTCTGGGCTTGGCGGTGGGAAGCACGATGGGCGCGGAGCAGTTTCTGAAACCGGAAACGCTTAAAATTATCTTACTAGGACTTATAGCCTTTATTTTCAGCACGATAGGCGGAGTGATTTTCGGTCAGTTCATGAAGGTCTTAAGCGGCAGGCGAATCAACCCCATGATCGGTTCGGCGGGGGTTTCCGCAGTGCCCATGGCGGCGCGCGTGGTTCAAAAAGTCTCTCAGTCAGAGAACCCTGGGAACTACCTTTTGATGCACGCTATGGGTCCCAACGTGGCCGGGGTTATTGGTACGGCAGTGGCGGCGGGAGTTTTGCTGACGCTTTTGACGATGAACGGGTAA
- the hutI gene encoding imidazolonepropionase — translation MTIKLFRNACIYTARTGKKPAAGEEQRQIAQWAEGCFLTENGRFVAVGTPQEIENKIKEKKGKLIKEYNLEGAAVIPGFVDPHTHACFAAKREAEFSMRLAGKPYLDILKAGGGILSSVSKVRATSEEELFQFSHRMLGTTLHYGTTTVEVKSGYGLDTETELKMLRVADRLGRETPQTIVSTFMGAHAVPEEHRQTPETYVTLLQEEMLPAVARQGIARFCDIFCEEGVFSVKQSRGILQKARELGLRLKIHADEVHDLGGAALAGELHTTSAEHLLAASDTGINALAQGGVVAVLLPATAYSLKKPFARARTMIEKNVPVALATDLNPGSCFCASMPFVVSLAIMGMNLTPEEALLGATLNAAWAVGLEREVGSLEPGKLADFIVLDGETPAILAYASGARPILSVWKAGEKVA, via the coding sequence ATGACGATAAAGCTATTCAGGAACGCGTGTATCTATACGGCCCGGACGGGAAAAAAACCGGCGGCAGGGGAGGAACAGAGACAGATCGCCCAGTGGGCGGAGGGGTGTTTCTTGACGGAGAACGGGCGCTTTGTGGCCGTCGGCACGCCCCAGGAGATCGAGAACAAAATAAAGGAAAAAAAGGGAAAGCTCATCAAAGAATACAACCTGGAGGGGGCAGCCGTCATTCCCGGCTTCGTGGACCCTCACACTCACGCTTGCTTCGCCGCGAAGCGGGAGGCCGAGTTTTCCATGCGCCTGGCGGGTAAACCTTATCTGGATATTCTGAAAGCGGGGGGAGGCATTCTCTCCTCCGTGAGTAAAGTGCGGGCTACCTCCGAGGAGGAGCTGTTCCAATTCTCTCACCGGATGTTGGGAACGACCCTTCATTATGGCACCACCACAGTGGAGGTCAAAAGCGGCTACGGGCTGGACACGGAGACGGAATTAAAGATGCTGAGGGTTGCGGACCGTTTAGGACGCGAAACGCCCCAAACGATTGTATCCACTTTTATGGGCGCTCACGCCGTGCCGGAGGAGCACAGGCAAACGCCTGAGACCTACGTGACGTTACTCCAGGAGGAAATGTTACCCGCCGTGGCTCGGCAGGGAATCGCCAGGTTCTGTGACATCTTCTGCGAGGAGGGGGTATTTTCGGTGAAGCAAAGCCGCGGAATCCTACAAAAAGCCAGGGAACTGGGCTTACGATTAAAGATTCACGCCGACGAGGTTCATGACCTGGGAGGTGCCGCCTTGGCGGGGGAACTCCACACGACATCAGCGGAGCATCTTCTGGCGGCCTCCGACACGGGCATCAACGCCTTGGCCCAAGGAGGCGTGGTGGCCGTCCTGTTGCCCGCCACGGCCTACAGCCTGAAAAAACCCTTCGCCCGCGCTCGGACGATGATCGAAAAGAACGTCCCGGTGGCGCTGGCGACGGACCTGAACCCCGGCTCCTGCTTCTGCGCGTCCATGCCCTTCGTTGTAAGCCTCGCCATTATGGGCATGAACTTGACGCCTGAGGAAGCGCTCCTGGGCGCGACGCTGAACGCGGCCTGGGCGGTCGGGTTGGAACGGGAGGTCGGTAGTCTGGAGCCCGGCAAACTGGCCGATTTCATCGTATTGGACGGAGAAACTCCCGCTATTCTGGCCTACGCTTCCGGCGCGCGCCCCATTCTCTCCGTCTGGAAAGCCGGGGAAAAGGTGGCGTGA